A genomic stretch from Carbonactinospora thermoautotrophica includes:
- a CDS encoding uracil-DNA glycosylase, which yields MTGADWPAKAAPTAATWDDLVALAVRCTACAELAATRTTVVVGVYPPGADVLLIGEAPGAQEDAAGVPFVGKAGQLLDALLAEAGLERGRVAIANVLKCRPPGNRKPRRSEMERCRPWLARQIELVDPLVICTLGGTATEWALGRGTRITAVRGTEQAYAGRPLIPTYHPSAAIRFGPQGAPLAALREDLAQVADLARRLRAERAVR from the coding sequence GTGACCGGAGCCGACTGGCCCGCGAAGGCCGCGCCGACCGCGGCCACCTGGGACGACCTGGTCGCCCTGGCGGTCCGCTGCACCGCCTGCGCGGAACTCGCCGCGACCCGCACCACCGTCGTGGTCGGGGTGTACCCGCCCGGGGCGGACGTGCTCCTGATCGGCGAGGCGCCGGGCGCGCAGGAGGACGCCGCCGGGGTGCCGTTCGTCGGCAAGGCCGGCCAACTGCTGGACGCGCTGCTGGCCGAGGCCGGGCTGGAGCGCGGCCGGGTCGCGATCGCGAACGTCCTCAAGTGCCGGCCGCCGGGCAACCGCAAGCCGCGGCGGAGCGAGATGGAGCGCTGCCGGCCCTGGCTGGCCCGCCAGATCGAACTGGTCGACCCGTTGGTGATCTGCACGCTCGGCGGGACCGCCACGGAGTGGGCGCTCGGCCGCGGGACCCGGATCACCGCCGTGCGCGGCACCGAGCAGGCGTACGCCGGGCGGCCGCTCATACCCACGTACCACCCGTCCGCCGCGATCCGGTTCGGCCCGCAGGGCGCCCCGCTGGCGGCGCTGCGCGAGGACCTGGCCCAGGTGGCGGACCTGGCCCGGCGGCTGCGCGCCGAGCGGGCCGTACGATGA
- the tsaE gene encoding tRNA (adenosine(37)-N6)-threonylcarbamoyltransferase complex ATPase subunit type 1 TsaE: protein MDSVTLTVPTGEDMRELGRRLAPLLRAGDLVLVTGDLGAGKTTLTQGIGAGLQVRGHITSPTFVIARVHPSRVGGPPLVHVDAYRLGSLEEVDDLDLDAAVQDSVTVVEWGEGKVEGLSENRLEILITRRRGEPAADPDAPDVREVRITGIGPRWAGVDLAGVIG from the coding sequence ATGGACTCCGTGACGCTCACCGTCCCCACCGGCGAGGACATGCGCGAGCTGGGCCGCCGCCTCGCCCCGCTGCTGCGCGCCGGCGACCTGGTCCTGGTCACCGGGGACCTCGGCGCCGGCAAGACCACGCTCACCCAGGGGATCGGCGCCGGCCTGCAGGTGCGCGGGCACATCACCTCGCCCACGTTCGTGATCGCCCGCGTCCACCCCTCCCGGGTCGGCGGCCCGCCGCTGGTCCACGTGGACGCCTACCGGCTCGGCAGCCTGGAGGAGGTCGACGACCTGGACCTGGACGCCGCTGTCCAGGACTCCGTCACGGTCGTCGAGTGGGGCGAGGGCAAGGTCGAGGGCCTGAGCGAGAACCGCCTGGAGATCCTGATCACCCGCCGCCGCGGCGAGCCCGCCGCGGACCCGGACGCCCCGGACGTCCGCGAGGTCCGGATCACCGGGATCGGCCCCCGCTGGGCCGGCGTGGACCTGGCCGGCGTCATCGGCTGA
- a CDS encoding helix-turn-helix domain-containing protein codes for MEPETIGERIRACRRFRGMTLQELADLSGLSKGFLSMVENGRRTLDRRSHLDAVANALQVSLSEITGKPYLGTPRMRAVAQAAVPALRLTLMDCSLEDPPDVPSRPLPVVAEEVRKAERLQDRCDYVALGRPVCELLPELHVMAANGPREERAEALRLLIQASHFAQGLLTYLGYEDLAWVAAERAREAAKALAEPGWAGMTEFLRCQALMWAKGRSQALSTAVRAADRLTPHLDDEAAAESYGMLHLTAALASAALSQGDAARDHLAEAARIADRTGERGSGLLGLGFGPTNVGMWRVSVELELGDPERAVEAAHAVSPERLPLPRRQAMYYADVGRALAKLPGKQREAVQALRTAERLAPQRVHASPIVRDTVAMMLNRARAQAGGRDLRGLAYRMGIPH; via the coding sequence GTGGAGCCGGAGACCATCGGCGAGCGCATCCGCGCCTGCCGCCGCTTCCGTGGCATGACCCTGCAGGAACTCGCCGACCTCTCGGGCCTGTCCAAGGGCTTCCTCTCCATGGTCGAGAACGGGCGGCGCACCCTGGACCGACGCTCGCACCTGGATGCCGTCGCCAACGCGCTGCAGGTGTCGCTCAGCGAGATCACGGGCAAGCCGTACCTCGGCACCCCTCGGATGCGGGCCGTCGCGCAGGCCGCCGTCCCGGCGCTGCGCCTGACCCTCATGGACTGCTCGCTTGAGGACCCGCCCGACGTGCCCTCACGGCCGCTGCCCGTGGTCGCCGAGGAGGTACGGAAAGCCGAGCGGCTGCAGGACCGGTGCGACTACGTGGCACTCGGCCGGCCCGTTTGCGAGCTGCTCCCCGAGCTGCATGTGATGGCGGCCAACGGTCCCCGGGAGGAACGCGCCGAGGCGCTGCGGTTGCTGATCCAGGCGAGCCATTTCGCCCAGGGGCTGTTGACCTACCTGGGATATGAGGATCTCGCCTGGGTGGCCGCCGAACGTGCCCGGGAAGCGGCCAAGGCCCTGGCCGAACCCGGGTGGGCCGGCATGACCGAGTTCCTGCGCTGCCAAGCGCTGATGTGGGCGAAGGGCCGCAGCCAGGCGCTCAGCACCGCCGTGCGGGCAGCGGATCGGCTGACACCGCACCTCGACGACGAGGCCGCCGCGGAGTCGTACGGGATGCTGCACCTGACCGCGGCACTGGCCAGTGCGGCTCTCTCCCAAGGCGACGCGGCCCGGGACCACCTGGCGGAGGCGGCACGGATCGCCGACCGCACCGGCGAGCGCGGATCGGGCCTGCTGGGGTTGGGATTCGGTCCGACCAACGTCGGGATGTGGCGCGTCTCGGTCGAGCTCGAGCTTGGCGACCCCGAACGCGCGGTCGAGGCGGCGCACGCCGTGTCCCCGGAACGGCTCCCCCTGCCCCGACGCCAGGCGATGTACTACGCCGACGTGGGACGGGCGCTCGCCAAACTTCCCGGCAAGCAGCGGGAGGCGGTCCAGGCGTTGCGCACGGCCGAACGGCTCGCGCCGCAGCGGGTCCACGCGAGCCCGATCGTGCGCGACACCGTGGCCATGATGCTGAACCGCGCCCGCGCGCAGGCCGGCGGCCGGGACCTGCGGGGGCTCGCCTACCGGATGGGCATCCCGCACTGA
- a CDS encoding phosphotransferase enzyme family protein yields MSTRLPDRGGSARAAAVAVARAHGVRCADPVVLADRYNVRVHLRPAPVVARVATTTALVRPDPLASLQRELAVARFLAGRGAPVVPPSDELPPGPYRYDGLAVSFWRFVACDPDRTPRPDQAGRLLAELHTALRDYPGALPYLAPWDELRRVLDALERTADPGARDPAPLREAYQRLTPVLRTPRGPVQALHGDAHPGNLCVTAGGVLWNDFEETCAGPVAWDLACLRRTSAWTGGPRWRPTGTRRMTRSWNPTSRPGGCSRSPGHCCWPGAFPGTPNTRRPSRSTGKSGLDRAVESPPPASSAPTTPTPSPAATTSPQSSRPSATHLRDGGGGKPPWSRPVSSRCSRRRWPGTCNRGRR; encoded by the coding sequence GTGAGCACGAGGCTTCCCGATCGGGGGGGGAGCGCCCGGGCGGCGGCGGTGGCCGTGGCCCGGGCGCACGGGGTGCGGTGCGCCGATCCGGTGGTGCTGGCGGACCGCTACAACGTCCGGGTACACCTGCGGCCGGCTCCGGTCGTGGCCCGGGTGGCGACGACGACCGCGCTGGTCCGCCCCGACCCGCTGGCCTCGCTGCAGCGGGAACTCGCCGTCGCCCGGTTCCTGGCCGGGCGCGGGGCGCCGGTGGTGCCGCCCAGCGACGAGCTGCCACCCGGCCCGTACCGGTACGACGGCCTGGCGGTGAGCTTCTGGCGGTTCGTCGCGTGCGACCCGGACCGCACCCCGCGCCCCGACCAGGCCGGGCGGCTGCTGGCCGAGCTGCACACGGCGTTGCGGGACTATCCCGGTGCGCTGCCTTACCTCGCGCCGTGGGACGAGCTCAGGCGCGTCCTGGACGCGCTGGAGCGCACCGCCGATCCCGGCGCGCGGGACCCGGCGCCGCTGCGGGAGGCGTACCAGCGGCTCACGCCCGTGCTGCGCACGCCTCGGGGGCCGGTGCAGGCGCTGCACGGCGACGCGCACCCGGGCAACCTGTGCGTGACCGCCGGTGGTGTGCTGTGGAACGACTTCGAGGAGACCTGCGCCGGCCCGGTGGCCTGGGACCTGGCGTGCCTGCGCCGCACCTCGGCCTGGACGGGCGGGCCGCGCTGGAGGCCTACGGGCACCCGCCGGATGACGCGGAGCTGGAACCCTACCTCCAGGCCCGGCGGTTGCAGTCGGTCGCCTGGTCACTGCTGCTGGCCCGGCGCCTTCCCCGGCACGCCGAACACGCGGCGGCCCAGTCGCAGCACTGGCAAGAGCGGGCTTGACCGGGCCGTTGAATCGCCTCCACCCGCATCCTCGGCCCCGACCACCCCCACACCCTCACCAGCCGCAACAACCTCGCCGCAATCCTCGCGGCCATCGGCAACGCATCTCCGCGACGGAGGAGGCGGCAAGCCGCCGTGGTCGCGGCCGGTGTCCTCGCGGTGCTCGCGGCGGCGCTGGCCTGGTACCTGTAACCGGGGACGGCGTTGA
- a CDS encoding L,D-transpeptidase, producing MSSRPMLAVAGITGAALAVVGVLTLAAARSVPEPPGRTATTQGATVTASPTPTLSAAIVEVRPPARSGTGKRVVYSLSKQRVWLIDERNRVVRYYAVSGPRRSLPVGAYKVYERASTLADDPNGPPAQYVVRFAYGRDGKPLAFETVPGVDLLATGGQPSRDVRQRAADARALWDFAPVGTKIIVIR from the coding sequence GTGAGTTCACGCCCCATGCTGGCCGTCGCGGGCATCACCGGCGCGGCACTGGCCGTGGTCGGCGTACTGACCCTGGCCGCCGCGCGGTCGGTACCGGAGCCGCCGGGCAGGACCGCGACCACGCAGGGCGCGACCGTGACCGCCTCGCCCACCCCGACGCTGAGCGCGGCGATCGTCGAGGTGCGGCCCCCGGCCCGGTCCGGCACCGGCAAGCGCGTCGTCTACTCGCTGTCCAAGCAGCGCGTCTGGCTGATCGACGAGCGCAACCGGGTGGTGCGCTACTACGCGGTGTCCGGCCCCCGCCGCAGCCTGCCGGTGGGCGCGTACAAGGTGTACGAGCGGGCCTCGACGCTGGCCGACGACCCGAACGGGCCGCCGGCGCAGTACGTGGTCCGGTTCGCGTACGGGCGGGACGGCAAGCCGTTGGCGTTCGAGACGGTGCCCGGCGTGGACCTGCTCGCCACGGGCGGGCAGCCGTCGCGGGACGTCCGCCAGCGGGCCGCGGACGCCCGCGCGCTGTGGGACTTCGCCCCGGTGGGCACCAAGATCATCGTGATTCGCTGA
- the tsaB gene encoding tRNA (adenosine(37)-N6)-threonylcarbamoyltransferase complex dimerization subunit type 1 TsaB, with amino-acid sequence MLLLAFDTATPAVTVALFDGDRVLAASTVVDARRHGELLAPGIARVLDEAGRTLRDVTDIAVGVGPGPFTGLRVGLVTARSFGDALGVPVHGVCTLDTIAYGSELAGPLAVVTDARRREVYWARYADARTRLTEPAVDRPADIAAELAGLPVAGQGARLYPDHFPKAVDPEYPDAATLARLAAERLAGGGAFLPPLPLYLRRPDAVEPGPRKRVLPG; translated from the coding sequence GTGCTGCTGCTCGCGTTCGACACCGCGACCCCCGCCGTCACGGTCGCGCTCTTCGACGGGGACCGGGTGCTGGCCGCCTCCACCGTGGTCGACGCGCGCCGCCACGGCGAGCTGCTCGCGCCGGGCATCGCGCGCGTGCTGGACGAGGCCGGCCGTACCCTCCGCGACGTCACCGACATCGCGGTCGGCGTCGGCCCCGGCCCGTTCACCGGCCTGCGGGTGGGCCTGGTGACCGCGCGGTCGTTCGGGGACGCGCTCGGCGTCCCCGTGCACGGGGTGTGCACGCTCGACACCATCGCGTACGGCTCCGAGCTCGCCGGCCCGCTCGCGGTGGTCACCGACGCGCGGCGCCGGGAAGTGTACTGGGCGCGGTACGCCGACGCGCGCACCCGGTTGACCGAACCGGCGGTGGACCGCCCGGCGGATATCGCCGCCGAGCTGGCCGGCCTGCCCGTCGCCGGCCAGGGGGCGCGGCTGTACCCCGACCATTTCCCCAAGGCCGTGGATCCGGAGTACCCGGACGCGGCGACGCTCGCGCGGCTGGCCGCCGAGCGGCTGGCCGGCGGCGGGGCGTTCCTGCCGCCGCTGCCCTTGTACCTGCGTCGCCCGGACGCGGTAGAGCCGGGACCCCGCAAGCGGGTCCTGCCCGGTTAG
- the rimI gene encoding ribosomal protein S18-alanine N-acetyltransferase, whose amino-acid sequence MSVTLRRMRWWDIAPVMELERALFPEDAWSPELFWSELADPDNHWYVVAEEAGELVGYAGLAVIGDEGHVQTIAVRRDRQGRGVGRTLLSALLDEAARRGCREVLLEVRADNPRAQELYRRFGFTVLGVRPRYYQPAGVDGIVMRLKDVQRRLAAYG is encoded by the coding sequence ATGAGCGTGACCCTGCGCCGCATGCGCTGGTGGGACATCGCCCCTGTCATGGAGCTGGAGCGCGCGCTGTTCCCCGAGGACGCCTGGTCCCCGGAGCTGTTCTGGTCCGAGCTGGCCGACCCGGACAACCACTGGTACGTGGTGGCCGAGGAGGCGGGCGAGCTGGTCGGGTACGCCGGGCTCGCCGTGATCGGCGACGAGGGGCACGTGCAGACGATCGCGGTGCGCCGGGACCGGCAGGGCCGCGGTGTCGGGCGTACGCTGCTGTCGGCCCTACTCGACGAGGCGGCCCGGCGCGGCTGCCGGGAGGTGCTGCTGGAGGTACGCGCCGACAACCCGCGCGCCCAGGAGCTGTACCGGCGTTTCGGGTTCACCGTGCTCGGCGTCCGGCCCAGGTACTACCAACCGGCCGGGGTGGACGGGATCGTGATGAGGCTCAAGGACGTGCAGCGAAGGCTTGCCGCATATGGCTGA
- the tsaD gene encoding tRNA (adenosine(37)-N6)-threonylcarbamoyltransferase complex transferase subunit TsaD, with protein sequence MADEPLVLGIETSCDETGVGIVRGTTLLADAVASSVDEHARFGGVVPEVASRAHLEAMIPTVRRALDQAGVTLRDVDAIAVTAGPGLAGTLLVGVAAAKAYAMALDKPLYGVNHLAAHVAVDQLEHGPLPEPCVALLVSGGHSSLLLVPDVTGDVRELGSTIDDAAGEAFDKIARVLGLPFPGGPHIDRVAREGDPSAIDFPRGLTGPRDPAYDFSFSGLKTAVARWVEARERAGEPVPVADVAASFQEAVVDVLTAKAVRACQEHGVDHLLIGGGVAANSRLRALAEERCARAGIRLRVPRPKLCTDNGAMVAALGAELVARNVTPSELDLPADSSLPVTEVVVAAS encoded by the coding sequence ATGGCTGACGAACCACTGGTACTCGGGATCGAGACCTCCTGCGACGAGACCGGGGTGGGGATCGTCCGGGGGACCACGCTGCTCGCCGACGCGGTCGCGTCCAGCGTGGACGAGCACGCCCGGTTCGGCGGGGTGGTGCCCGAGGTCGCGAGCCGTGCCCACCTGGAGGCGATGATCCCGACCGTGCGGCGGGCGCTGGACCAGGCCGGGGTCACCCTGCGCGACGTCGACGCGATCGCCGTCACCGCCGGGCCGGGGCTGGCGGGCACGCTGCTGGTCGGCGTGGCCGCGGCGAAGGCGTACGCGATGGCGCTGGACAAGCCGCTGTACGGGGTCAACCACCTGGCCGCGCACGTGGCGGTGGACCAGTTGGAGCACGGCCCGCTGCCCGAGCCGTGCGTGGCGCTGCTGGTGTCCGGCGGGCACTCCTCACTGCTGCTGGTGCCGGACGTGACCGGGGACGTGCGGGAGCTGGGCTCGACGATCGACGACGCCGCCGGCGAGGCGTTCGACAAGATCGCGCGCGTGCTGGGGCTGCCGTTCCCGGGCGGCCCGCACATCGACCGGGTGGCGCGCGAGGGCGACCCGTCGGCGATCGACTTCCCGCGCGGGCTCACCGGGCCGCGCGACCCCGCGTACGACTTCTCGTTCTCCGGCCTCAAAACCGCGGTCGCCCGCTGGGTCGAGGCGCGGGAGCGGGCCGGGGAACCGGTCCCGGTCGCGGACGTGGCCGCCTCCTTCCAGGAGGCCGTGGTCGACGTGCTCACCGCGAAGGCGGTCCGCGCCTGCCAGGAGCACGGGGTGGATCACCTGCTGATCGGCGGCGGTGTGGCGGCCAACTCCCGGCTGCGCGCGCTCGCCGAGGAACGCTGCGCACGGGCGGGCATCCGGCTGCGCGTGCCGCGCCCCAAGCTGTGCACGGACAACGGGGCGATGGTGGCCGCGCTGGGAGCGGAACTGGTGGCCCGGAACGTCACCCCCTCGGAACTGGACCTCCCCGCGGACTCGTCGCTGCCAGTGACCGAAGTCGTTGTCGCTGCTTCCTGA
- a CDS encoding sodium:calcium antiporter encodes MLIGLGLLLAAAVLLVVGAELFVENAAAAARTLGVSVLAVGILLAGAEPEEMLTGILAALDGRGGLAAGDAIGANVTMLTAALGLAALARPLPFGPRVRTYALLSALAGAFALAALFDGRVSRLEGGLLLAGYAAGVGLVWWREQAPPTIGELAEAEEEPTGRRAPVTGLLLALLGVGIMLGGGDAAVTGAERVVVALGQSDTAVGLTILALATTAELFALVFAAARHGVSEIAVAGVVGAAAYNATASLGAAALARPLVVAGMTGAATLAALLPVAAVVLASRGRLGRVPGAALCLAYAAYVVVVLA; translated from the coding sequence GTGCTGATCGGGCTCGGGCTGCTGCTCGCCGCCGCCGTGCTGCTCGTGGTGGGCGCGGAGCTGTTCGTGGAGAACGCGGCCGCGGCCGCGCGCACGCTCGGGGTGTCCGTGCTGGCCGTGGGCATCCTGCTGGCCGGGGCGGAGCCCGAGGAGATGCTCACCGGAATCCTCGCCGCGCTGGACGGGCGCGGCGGGCTGGCCGCCGGGGACGCGATCGGGGCCAACGTGACCATGCTCACCGCGGCGCTGGGGCTGGCGGCGCTGGCCCGGCCGCTGCCGTTCGGGCCGCGCGTGCGCACGTACGCGCTGCTGTCCGCGCTGGCCGGGGCGTTCGCGCTGGCGGCGCTGTTCGACGGGCGCGTGTCCCGGCTGGAGGGCGGGCTGCTGCTGGCCGGGTACGCCGCCGGGGTCGGGCTGGTGTGGTGGCGCGAGCAGGCCCCGCCCACGATCGGGGAGCTGGCCGAGGCCGAGGAGGAGCCCACCGGCCGCCGGGCCCCGGTGACGGGCCTGCTGCTCGCCCTGCTCGGGGTCGGGATCATGCTCGGCGGCGGCGACGCGGCCGTCACCGGGGCGGAGCGGGTGGTGGTCGCGCTGGGGCAGAGCGACACCGCGGTCGGGCTCACGATCCTGGCGCTCGCCACCACGGCGGAGCTGTTCGCGCTGGTGTTCGCTGCCGCCCGGCACGGGGTGAGCGAGATCGCGGTGGCCGGGGTGGTGGGCGCGGCGGCGTACAACGCGACCGCGTCCCTGGGTGCGGCGGCGCTGGCCCGCCCGCTCGTGGTGGCCGGCATGACGGGCGCGGCGACGCTGGCGGCGCTGCTGCCGGTCGCGGCCGTGGTGCTCGCGTCGCGCGGCCGGCTGGGCCGGGTCCCCGGTGCGGCGCTGTGCCTGGCGTACGCGGCGTACGTGGTCGTGGTGCTCGCTTGA
- a CDS encoding CocE/NonD family hydrolase C-terminal non-catalytic domain-containing protein gives MYRDRTATTPPGIVTRGWLDVRNHHSASVTEPVEPGHTYPFRWKRADQTRADPTGPTGARAARTGACLRRAGAAGRMTRTQETA, from the coding sequence GTGTACCGGGACCGGACCGCGACCACGCCGCCCGGGATCGTGACCCGCGGCTGGCTCGACGTGCGCAACCACCACTCGGCCAGCGTCACCGAGCCGGTCGAGCCCGGTCACACGTACCCGTTCCGTTGGAAACGCGCTGATCAGACGCGAGCTGATCCAACCGGCCCGACCGGCGCACGAGCGGCGCGGACCGGCGCCTGCCTGCGGCGAGCAGGCGCGGCCGGCCGCATGACCAGGACCCAGGAGACGGCATGA
- a CDS encoding MBL fold metallo-hydrolase, translated as MTRLGVEVTVTARAALALASTVARTVRPRRPDPRWVAQLEPVGAPRARRGVTLHAITQNEFGALTAAVAQGRLRPAFSPMTVGAFLVEHPEARFLVDAGVCHDARRRHVPRLPALGRALLAGSPPRVGLADGVREAGFDPDGLAFVLLTHLHWDHCSGLAELPGVPVRLSRAEYEFAAAPPDVLLRHCVVPETYAATRLDPVELDGPPVETFPASHDVFGDGSVLVVSLPGHTPGHVGVLLTLRSGRRVLLAGDAVWSAYAVAEARERAPVAACLVDADRDEAYRSVLRLHRLPGDVTVLPAHDLRAIRAAFPAGPLR; from the coding sequence ATGACCAGGCTTGGCGTGGAAGTGACGGTGACCGCCCGGGCGGCGCTCGCCCTGGCGTCGACGGTGGCGAGGACGGTCCGGCCCCGCCGGCCGGATCCGCGCTGGGTCGCCCAGCTCGAACCGGTCGGCGCGCCGCGTGCCCGGCGCGGCGTGACCCTGCACGCCATCACGCAGAACGAGTTCGGCGCGCTCACCGCCGCGGTCGCCCAGGGGCGGCTGCGCCCGGCCTTCTCGCCGATGACCGTGGGGGCGTTCCTCGTGGAGCACCCGGAGGCGCGGTTCCTGGTCGACGCGGGCGTGTGCCACGACGCGCGGCGCCGGCACGTGCCGCGACTGCCGGCCCTGGGGCGGGCGCTGCTCGCCGGCTCCCCGCCCCGGGTCGGCCTGGCCGACGGCGTCCGCGAGGCCGGGTTCGACCCGGACGGCCTGGCGTTCGTGCTGCTCACGCACCTGCACTGGGACCACTGCTCGGGGCTGGCGGAGCTGCCCGGCGTCCCGGTCCGGCTGTCCCGCGCCGAGTACGAGTTCGCGGCGGCCCCGCCGGACGTGCTGCTCAGGCACTGCGTGGTCCCCGAGACCTACGCCGCCACGCGGCTCGACCCGGTCGAGCTGGACGGCCCGCCGGTGGAGACGTTCCCGGCCAGCCACGACGTGTTCGGCGACGGCAGCGTGCTCGTGGTCAGCCTCCCCGGCCACACACCCGGCCACGTGGGCGTGTTGCTCACCCTCCGCTCCGGCCGCCGGGTCCTGCTGGCCGGCGACGCGGTGTGGAGCGCGTACGCGGTGGCCGAGGCACGCGAACGCGCTCCCGTGGCCGCCTGCCTGGTCGACGCCGACCGGGACGAGGCGTACCGCTCGGTGCTGCGCCTGCACCGCCTGCCCGGCGACGTCACCGTGCTGCCCGCCCACGACCTGCGCGCGATCCGCGCGGCCTTCCCGGCCGGCCCGCTGCGGTAG
- a CDS encoding alkaline phosphatase D family protein, whose translation MVDEPLPDRRAVLRGGLALGGGLAATTLLPATARAVAAPAFVRAGRPAITHGIQSGDLTATGGVVWARADRPARMIVEVSPTSSFRTVRRFRGPLLTPDSDFTGKTLLHGLPSGQEVFYRVVLTDPDDESLRGEPLAGRLRTAPVTRRDIRFCWSGDLAGQGWGIDTGRGGYRIFEAMRRLEPDFFVLNGDTIYADNPIQPSVQLPDGSVWRNITTQEKAKVAETLDEYRGNYRYNLLDENLRRFAAEVPQVNQWDDHEVVNNWYPGEILDDPRYTEKRVDVLAARAARAFHEYTPIAPRKDGRIYRVLRHGPLLDVFVLDMRTYRNANSPGRQPVDRQGVLGERQLAWLKRELLASRATWKVIAADMPLGLIVPDGPVDIEAVAQGDPGRPLGRELQFADLLSFAKRHRISGIVFITTDVHYAAAHHYHPSRAAFTDFDPFWEFVAGPLNAGAFGPNRLDATFGPRAVFVHAPPAPNTSPAVGAYQHFGEIAIDGSTGVLTARLRDADGQVLYSVDLDPAR comes from the coding sequence ATGGTCGATGAGCCGCTCCCCGACCGGCGCGCGGTGCTCCGCGGCGGGCTCGCGCTCGGCGGCGGCCTGGCCGCTACGACGCTGCTGCCGGCGACCGCGCGGGCGGTCGCCGCGCCCGCGTTCGTCCGCGCGGGACGCCCGGCGATCACCCACGGGATCCAGTCCGGTGACCTGACCGCGACCGGCGGGGTCGTCTGGGCGCGGGCCGACCGGCCGGCCCGCATGATCGTCGAGGTGAGCCCGACGTCGAGCTTCCGCACGGTGCGGCGGTTCCGGGGGCCGCTGCTCACCCCGGACAGCGACTTCACCGGCAAGACGCTGCTGCACGGTCTGCCGTCGGGCCAGGAGGTGTTCTACCGGGTGGTCCTGACCGACCCGGACGACGAGTCGCTGCGCGGCGAGCCGCTGGCCGGCCGGTTGCGCACCGCCCCGGTCACCCGGCGTGACATCCGGTTCTGCTGGTCGGGCGACCTCGCCGGGCAGGGCTGGGGCATCGACACCGGCCGCGGCGGCTACCGGATCTTCGAGGCGATGCGGCGGCTGGAGCCGGACTTCTTCGTCCTGAACGGCGACACGATCTACGCCGACAACCCGATCCAGCCGAGCGTCCAGCTCCCGGACGGCTCGGTCTGGCGCAACATCACCACCCAGGAGAAGGCCAAGGTCGCCGAGACCCTGGACGAGTACCGCGGCAACTACCGGTACAACCTGCTGGACGAGAACCTGCGCCGGTTCGCCGCCGAGGTGCCGCAGGTCAACCAGTGGGATGACCACGAAGTTGTCAACAACTGGTATCCGGGGGAGATCCTGGACGACCCCCGGTACACCGAGAAGCGCGTCGACGTGCTGGCCGCCCGGGCCGCGCGGGCGTTCCACGAGTACACTCCGATCGCCCCGCGGAAGGACGGCCGGATCTACCGGGTGCTGCGGCACGGGCCGCTGCTGGACGTGTTCGTGCTGGACATGCGCACGTACCGGAACGCCAACTCCCCGGGCCGGCAGCCGGTCGACCGGCAGGGCGTCCTCGGCGAGCGCCAGCTGGCCTGGCTCAAGCGCGAGCTGCTCGCCTCCCGAGCCACCTGGAAGGTGATCGCCGCGGACATGCCGCTCGGGCTGATCGTGCCGGACGGCCCGGTGGACATCGAAGCCGTCGCCCAGGGCGACCCGGGCCGCCCGCTCGGCCGTGAGCTGCAGTTCGCCGACCTGCTCAGCTTCGCGAAGCGGCACCGGATCAGCGGGATCGTGTTCATCACGACCGACGTGCACTACGCCGCCGCCCACCACTACCACCCGAGCCGGGCGGCGTTCACCGACTTCGACCCGTTCTGGGAGTTCGTCGCCGGCCCGCTGAACGCCGGCGCGTTCGGCCCGAATCGGCTGGACGCCACGTTCGGCCCCCGGGCGGTGTTCGTCCACGCCCCGCCCGCGCCGAACACCTCCCCCGCCGTCGGGGCGTACCAGCACTTCGGCGAGATCGCGATCGACGGCTCGACCGGCGTGCTGACCGCCCGGCTGCGGGACGCCGACGGCCAGGTCTTGTACTCAGTGGACCTGGACCCGGCGCGCTGA